From a region of the Helianthus annuus cultivar XRQ/B chromosome 5, HanXRQr2.0-SUNRISE, whole genome shotgun sequence genome:
- the LOC110940401 gene encoding uncharacterized protein LOC110940401: MVNKGVGLFVCVIVIVLDIIAGILGVKAEAAQNQEKHLRLWLFECKEPSQEAFRLGCGAILLLIVAHVLANLLNGCTPCSQDETHKASLGRQLSLLSLFFTWVIAAVGLGLLVIGMKANHKSNASCGLSHHRFLSMGGILCFVHLLFSTFYYVTATASAH, from the exons ATGGTTAACAAAGGCGTCGGCTTATTTGTCTGTGTTATTGTTATTGTGTTAGATATAATTGCAGGTATTCTTGGTGTGAAAGCGGAAGCAGCACAAAATCAG GAGAAGCACTTGAGGTTGTGGTTGTTTGAGTGCAAAGAACCAAGCCAAGAAGCATTTAGGCTAGGTTGTGGTGCAATTTTGTTGTTGATTGTAGCTCATGTGTTGGCTAACTTGCTAAATGGTTGCACCCCTTGTAGTCAGGATGAGACCCATAAAGCTTCTCTGGGGAGACAGTTGTCATTGCTATCCCTCTTCTTTACATG GGTAATTGCAGCCGTTGGATTGGGGCTGCTGGTGATCGGGATGAAAGCAAATCACAAATCGAATGCTTCTTGTGGACTCTCGCATCACCGTTTCCTTTCTATGGGAGGGATATTGTGTTTCGTTCATTTACTCTTTTCTACCTTTTATTACGTTACTGCCACTGCTTCAGCCCactga